AGCCCGAGCGCATGCTTGTCTTGAAGTCGGTCGCGCCGAAGAGCGCGCCGGATTACATACATGCAATCTGCGAAACCGGATGGAGCGTGCTGCGCCTCGAGCCGCTCACGCCGACATCGACGAGGATCACGATCACCGGGATGGGCTATCGCGAGGGCGAGTTGTACGACAAGGCGTACGAGTTCTTTAAGAAGGGCAACGCGTGGTCGCTCGAGAAGATGCAGGAAGCATTCGAACCGGCGGATCGCGAGGCGAAGGCAAACGCGATCAAGAAGCGGTTCGAGTCGATGGTCGGCGACTGGGAGTTTTCGCAAACGACGAGCGACGGGGGCACCTTCCGCGGCAAGACGCACGTCACGCCGCTCTTCGACGGGCGCGTGTACTTCGCGACCGGTTTTCTCGGCAATGAGAAAACAATGGCGCAGCACAGCCACTTCACCGCCGCGGTCGATCCGCGCAGCGGCGAATGGACCGTCTGGAATTTTGATCAGGATGGGACGTTCACGCTCGCGCCGGTGCGTCTCGAAGGCAACACGATGACCCTTGATTGGAACAGCTACGCGCTCTCTGAGAACAGCACGATGGTGCCGTACCAGGTGAAGTACACCTTTCTCGATGATGGAACGTACGACGTGCAGGTGTTGGCGACGCCGAACCCGGACGGAACGCGCAACACGATCGCCAAAGTGCACTACGTTCGTCCGGAAAACACGGGCACTCCGCTGCCCGCCAAGAAGTGACGACCGCACGATTCGCGATTTCCGGTCTTCCTACTCTTCCGCCCTATGTCACTTCTTGTCACCGGAACCATCGGCATTGACGACGTTGTTACTCCGACGGGGCACGCCAATCAGGTGCTCGGCGGATCGTGCATGTATTTCTCCGCCGCGGCGAGTTTCTATTCGCCGCTGCGCATCGTCGCGGTGGTCGGTGAGGATTTTCCGCCGCAGTTCCGCGAGAGTTTCAAGCAGTTTCCGGGCGTGGATCTCGAGGGGCTGGAGACCCGAAAAGGCGGCAAGACATTCCGCTGGGGCTGCAAGTATCACAGCAACATGAACAGCCGTGACACGCTCTTCACCGAGCTTGGTGTCGTGGGCGAAGCGCCGGCGAAGGTGCCGCAGTCGTACGCGGATTCGAAGTATCTGTTCCTGGCCAATTCGCCGCCCGCGGTGCAGGCGGGGTTTTTGGAGCAGTGCCCCAAGCGCGTGCTGACCGTTGCGGACACGATGGACCTTTGGATCCAAGTTGCCAAGAGCGATCTGCTCGCGCTCCTGAAGCGCGTCGATGGGCTCGTGCTGAACTACGACGAGGCGGAACTGCTGACCGGAAAATTGAACAGCGTGAGCGCCGGTCGCCACATCCTCGACCTGGGCCCCCGCTTTGTCATCATCAAGAAAGGCGAGCACGGCTGCCTGCTCATCCATCGCGACGGCATCTGCTCGCTGCCCGCGTACCCGACCGAGCGCGTCATCGACCCAACCGGCTGCGGCGATACATTCGCCGGCGGGCTGATGGGGTTCCTGTCGTCGGACAAATCGTCGCAGCACGACCCCGGAAGCTTCGCGTCGATCCGTCGCTCGCTGGTGCACGGCACCGTCGTCGCGAGCTTCACCATCGAGGCGTTCAGCCTCGATCGGCTCAAGGAAATCAAGCGGGCCGACCTCGACAAGCGCTTCGAGGAATACGCGAGCATGGTGCGGGTCTAGCAGGCTGTTGAAATTCTGATTGTGCCTACTGCGCCGACGCATTGCAGACAACTTTCTGGCCCTCAGACCCGGGTCGCGAGGGTAGATGGCGGTTCGAAATTGCGACTGGTTGGAGTTTTTCAACAGCCTGCTAGGCGTCCCGGCCGCGAATCTGTATCAGAACCGCGCCGTGTGATGCATCAAAATTCCCTTGATTTGCCGCCGGAAATATCTGATAATGAAGGCGTGAGGCAAGTTGTGATCTACAAGGGAGAGGACGGAAACTGGGTTGCGGAAGTACCCTCGCTTCCCGGGTGTGTTTCGCAGGGCAGCTCCACTCAACAAGCCCTTGCGAATGTGGCCGAAGCAATCAGTCTTTGGGTGGAAACAGTTCGCGAAATGGGCTGGAATATTCCCGTTGACTCGATGTCCGCGCGAATCGAGACGATTCCAGACCCTGCCGCATAGAAATCTTTGGACACCCTGGGTGTCTAACATTGAACATACTGTGGTGTCATTGATGATGCTCCGCACCTATTCTAAAGTGGACACCATCTAGAGATGTCGCGCGTAGAGACGTTGCGCCGTAAGACGTAACCGGGTAATACGGGATGACGGAGAGGTGCTTTCTGGATTGCGAGCGTAACAGCGCCAAGATTCTGGTATGACTGCAATGAAAAAGCCCACAGTTCGCTTGGCGACCAAGGCAGGCAGCGATCTCGATCAGCAGGCAGGAACTGTTCGTTGGCCGAAGAGCTGCGAGAGCGACGGAAACTTCATTAAGTTCCCGAAGATATTGGCGAAGCGATTCTTCGATCTCAAGATTGAGCCACACCACCTGCTCTTGATTCTGATGTTGAAGGTGGATGAATATCGAGACAGAAAGGTTCGCTATTACTGGGAAGAGCTTGCACAGTGGTGTGGCCGCGATCGAAACACCGTGCGACGCTGGGCGTATGAACTCAAGAAGAAGGGGCTGCTTTCAATCCGGACCAACAGGAAGCTCAGCCAAGGAGAGAATCCGAGGCCCGGTCACAGAAACGAGCGAAATGAGTTCGAACTCACGGGGCTCTCAGTACGACTGGGACGTGTGCAAGCAGCTGCTGACGCCGAAAAAAACGCTCGGCAGAAGAAGAGCAAGGCGGCAGAAGAATGAGCGGGCTTCCGGTCATGAGTGGCTTGGAAGTGATCGGCGCGCTCGCACGCTTCGGCTTCCAACATCGTCGTACGAAGGGTTCTCATGCAATTCTGGTACGGGAATCGCCACGTCTGGCTGTCACAGTACCACTACATCGAGAACTGGATCGGGGGACGCTGCGCGCGATTATTCGGCAATCTGGACTGTCAGTAGAAACGTTTGTTGCAAGCCTGAATCGATAGCGCTGCTTCCTATAGTCGGCTCCCATGGCAATCATCGTCTTTCAACACGGAGCGCTCGTCGGTCCCGGTCGGCTCGGTCTGACGCTTCGGGATCACGGCTTCAAACTCTCGATCCGGCGTCTTGATCTCGCGGCGGATCATCCGATCAACATTCTCGCGCTCGAAGATTTCGGTGACGGGCAACTCATCCCCACCGATTTCGACAATGTGCAGGGCGTGATCGCCTTAGGCGGCCCGCAGAACGTCGGCGAGGATCATCCGTGGATGCCCGGCGAGATGTCGTTTCTCAAACAGGCGCACGAGCGCCAGCTCCCGGTCATCGGCATCTGCCTCGGCGCGCAGATGATCGCGCAGACCCTCGGCGGCCAGGTCGGCAAGATGGACACGCCCGAGATCGGGATGAAGACAATGTCGCTCAACCCGGTCGGCCAGACCGAGCCGCTTCTCGCCGGAATCGCGTGGGATGCGGGGGCGTATGAAACGCACGGCTACGAGATCAAGCAACTGCCGCCGGGTGCGACGCTGCTCGGTTCGACCAAAGAGTGCAAGAACCAGATCTTCAAGGCGGGGGTTCGCACGTACGGCTTCCAGCATCACCCGGAGTTCGATCGCGCGATGATCGAGGCGCTGCTGCCGCACGACAAAGATTTCTGCTCACGCGCCGGAATCTCGGAAGGCGATCTCCGCGCCCAGCTCGACAAGCATTACGCCGATTTCGCGCGCTATTCCGACCGGCTCTGCGTCAATATCGCGAGTTTCCTGTTTCCGCTCGAGCGGAAGCTGACGGCGTGAAGGACATTTACCACAGAGGCACAGAGACACAGAGAAGAAATGAAACGTGAGCAGGTGAAGAGGTGACCAGGTGGGGAGGTGGAGAGATGGAGGGGGTGATGGGACGGCGTTCTTGCTTTTTCCCCCAATTCCCTCTCTCTGTGCCTCTGCAGCTCCTTTGGTGAATTCCGATGCCCTCGTTCTCGATCAAGCCACCCTCCGATTACTCCCTCCTTCGCGACGCGTGCTCGTACGGCTACTTCCTTCTCGCGCCCAATCGCTGGAATGTCGATGAGCAGGCACTTTCGCGCGGCCTCAACATCGGAAAAGAGGTCGTCGGCGTCGTCATCACGCAGCCCGGGGGAAAGGGCAAGCCGCTGAAGGTTCGCGTCGATCGGGCGCTCGCGCTCGCCCAGCGCAAGCAGGCAGAGGCGCTGATCCGGCGCATGCTCCGGCTCGATGAGGACGAGGCGCACGTCCGCGCGTTCCACAAGGTCGATCCGCGTTGGAAGCGTTCAGGCCGTGCGCGACTCTTCCGCTCGCCGACGCTCTTTGAAGATGTGCTGAAAACCGTCACGAGTTGCAACGTGACCTGGCCGGGCACTGTTCAGATGAACCGGCGGTTGTGCGAAGTGGTGGGGAAGCGCACGCCGTCGGGTCTGCTCACGTTCCCGACAGCTTCGGCGCTTGCACGTGCGCGACCGCAGACACTGCGCTCCCAGTGCCGCGTCGGCTATCGCGATCTCCGCATTATCGAACTCGCGCGGCTCTTCGCCACGCACGCTCCCGAAGTACGCATCATCGAGGACCCTTCCACGCCGGACGACGTGCTGCACGAAACGCTGCTCGAGCTTCCCGGCGTCGGTCCGTATGCCGCGGCAAACATCATGCAGCTGCTCGGGCGCTACTCGCGCCTTCCGCTCGATACCGAGAGCGTCCGCCACGGTCGCTCGGTGCTCGGCTACACCGGCAATTCGAAGCAGGTGATGAAGCGCGTGCACGAGCACTTCGCGCCGTTCGAATCGCACGCCTTCCGGAGCTACTGGTTCGAGATGTGGGTGCACTACGAAAAGCTGCAGGGGCCGGCGCACACCTGGGAGCGGGACACGACGGGCACGATGTTCACGGCGGCGCAACTCAAAAAGCTGGCCGAAGCGAATGGTCTACCGAACCCAAAGCGAAGTGCGGCGAGCTCTTCCCCCGCCCGCAAGGCCCGCCGCTCCGCCCCGGCCCGAAAATAACACGCTTTTGACCCGTCCATCCGCCAAGCCCGGATAAACGACGCCCCGTTCGGCGTCGATATCCGATGCGGTGTTCCGTCTCTGGTCACAGCTCGACGCCGAAGATACGGCGCGGTGGCTCGAACGTCGCAGCAAACTCGACGTGCTGTCTCTCGCGCTCATCGCGCTCATCCCGATCGTCGCGGTCGATCTCAAGCTCGGTCCGCATATCTCGCTCAGTGCACTCACGCTCGCGCCGGTGTTCCTCGTCGGCTGCTTCGGCGGTCGCCTCGTCTCGTACACCTATTCCGTGATCGCGGCGTTCTGCGCGTTCGTCGATTCCTACCGCGTTCTTCCAACTGACGCGAGCCTCGGTCTCATTACCTGGTCGTTCGCTTCGCGCGCCATCACCTACATCTTCATGGCCGAGATCTCGTCGCGATTCCGCGATCTCATCCATCAATACGCGGCGCACGCGCGCACCGACGGACTCACCGGCCTTTCGAATTTCCGCGACCTGTGCATCCAGGCCGAGCGGCTGATTCTCGCGGCGCGGCGGGAAAAGACGCCGATTTCCGCGGCGTACGTCGATTGCGACAATTTCAAGCAGGTCAATGATCGTTTCGGCCACGCCGAGGGCGACGCCGTCCTCCGCGCCGTTGCGGAAGTCTTCCGCACCTGCACGCGCCCGGCCGATGTCGTCGCGCGCGTCGGTGGCGATGAATTCGTGCTGCTCATGCCCGCGACCGACTGCGAAGGGGGCAAGCTGGCCGTCACGCGCATTCACGCCGAACTCACGCGTGCTATGGACGCCTTGAAGCGTGATGTTACCTTCAGCATCGGCGCCGCGACGTTCGATGCGCCGCCCGCCAATGTCGATGAGTTGCTCGCCAGCATTGACGATTGCCAGTACCGGGCGAAAAAGGGGGGCAAGGATCGCTTCGTGTACCACACGCAAGACGCGAAGAAGACCAGCGAACCCGCTCCGGGCGGCAAGATGGTGGCTTAGAAAGTGCTTTGCGGCGGCCTCGTTCGTCACTTGCCTGAGAGCGCGGCTTCGAGCTGCTCGCGAAGCGCCATTGTGTCCGCTCCGCTCTTGTCCGCATCATCCAGCAGCGCCCGCATGTCCGGACGTGCCTGCCCTTTGCTCATTGCATATCCAACAGCGCCGGTGATCAACCGCGGCGGATCGTGCAAGCTCCGCGCGTCTTTCAGAATCTCTCCGGCGGTTTCGTCCCTTCCCGCGGTCAGGTACCCTGCATAGAGAACGGCGACGCGCTCGCGAAACATCGTCCACGTCTGTTCGAGAATCGATTGCTTCGTCGCTTCGTCAAGCGAATCCGGCAACTGCGGCGCCATTTTCGCCATGTCGGCGCTCATCGCGTAGTCGGCGCGAATCGTCTGCAACGGGCTTGGGTACAGCAGCGGAATATCCGCGAGCCGATCGCGCGTGACCAGAAGATCAAAGATCCGGAACGCGGACCGTTCGAACTGTGCCGGTGCTTCCGGTGTGTTCTTCACTGCATCGAACCACGCGAGGGTCCGATCCTCATCGCCGACGATTTCGTTCAGCACAATCCAGTCATCGCGCCCGCTGGTGCTCGCGTTGCCGGCCTTGAGCGCCTCATCCGCTTGATCCCGCAGCTTTGTAAACGCCGCCTTCGCCGGCGCGTGTCGTGCCGCCAGGTTCGCCATGTCGCTCGCCATGTACGAACCGCGCACGCCGGCCATGCTGGGTTCGTATTCCAGCATGTGCTCCCACAGCCACACGTATTCCTCGGTCGCCTCGTCGGGTTTTCCCGATGTTGCAAGCTCGCGAACCGTCTGGTATCGCGCCCCCATGTCACGCGAGTCCTTGTCCACCCTCGGTCCGCCGATCAGTTTCCCTGCCGCGGCATCATCCATCCACTTCAGCGTCCCGGCCGCATCCATGTACCCGGTCTTGCGCGCGATCTCGTTTCCGCCCTTGAGCATCACCATGGTCGGCATCGCCGAGATCTGGTAGCGCCCCGCGATGTCGCGCTCCTTGTCGACATCGACCTGGATCGCCACGCCGTGGTCTTTCATCCACTCAACAACCTTGTCGTCACGCCAGGTCGTCTGGTCCATCGCCTTGCACGGCATGCACCACTCGGCAGTGAACTTGATGAGCACCAGCTTGTCCGTTCCTTCAACCTGTTTGGTCGCGGCGTCGAGCGTCAGATCGCTGAAAGCCGGGGGCAAATCCGCTCTTGCGGCGGTGACAGTCACGAGGAGAAGAAACGTTGCAAACAGCTTGTGCATGACGAACTCTAGAGCCGCGCGCGAGAGCGCAACTACGGCTTGCGCAGCGCTTCAACCTGCTTCTTCAGCCCGCCCACATCCTGTCCGGACT
The DNA window shown above is from Phycisphaeraceae bacterium and carries:
- a CDS encoding SRPBCC domain-containing protein — encoded protein: MKFASCLLVVAAVSSMALAALGEDRILRHSGVIHAPASEIWKAFQTGEGIQKMWGVAKADVDFRPGGAIRTTYDATGTLGDDGTIVNQIVTFEPERMLVLKSVAPKSAPDYIHAICETGWSVLRLEPLTPTSTRITITGMGYREGELYDKAYEFFKKGNAWSLEKMQEAFEPADREAKANAIKKRFESMVGDWEFSQTTSDGGTFRGKTHVTPLFDGRVYFATGFLGNEKTMAQHSHFTAAVDPRSGEWTVWNFDQDGTFTLAPVRLEGNTMTLDWNSYALSENSTMVPYQVKYTFLDDGTYDVQVLATPNPDGTRNTIAKVHYVRPENTGTPLPAKK
- a CDS encoding sugar kinase: MSLLVTGTIGIDDVVTPTGHANQVLGGSCMYFSAAASFYSPLRIVAVVGEDFPPQFRESFKQFPGVDLEGLETRKGGKTFRWGCKYHSNMNSRDTLFTELGVVGEAPAKVPQSYADSKYLFLANSPPAVQAGFLEQCPKRVLTVADTMDLWIQVAKSDLLALLKRVDGLVLNYDEAELLTGKLNSVSAGRHILDLGPRFVIIKKGEHGCLLIHRDGICSLPAYPTERVIDPTGCGDTFAGGLMGFLSSDKSSQHDPGSFASIRRSLVHGTVVASFTIEAFSLDRLKEIKRADLDKRFEEYASMVRV
- a CDS encoding type II toxin-antitoxin system HicB family antitoxin; this encodes MRQVVIYKGEDGNWVAEVPSLPGCVSQGSSTQQALANVAEAISLWVETVREMGWNIPVDSMSARIETIPDPAA
- a CDS encoding type II toxin-antitoxin system HicA family toxin — protein: MSGLPVMSGLEVIGALARFGFQHRRTKGSHAILVRESPRLAVTVPLHRELDRGTLRAIIRQSGLSVETFVASLNR
- a CDS encoding type 1 glutamine amidotransferase encodes the protein MAIIVFQHGALVGPGRLGLTLRDHGFKLSIRRLDLAADHPINILALEDFGDGQLIPTDFDNVQGVIALGGPQNVGEDHPWMPGEMSFLKQAHERQLPVIGICLGAQMIAQTLGGQVGKMDTPEIGMKTMSLNPVGQTEPLLAGIAWDAGAYETHGYEIKQLPPGATLLGSTKECKNQIFKAGVRTYGFQHHPEFDRAMIEALLPHDKDFCSRAGISEGDLRAQLDKHYADFARYSDRLCVNIASFLFPLERKLTA
- a CDS encoding GGDEF domain-containing protein, which translates into the protein MFRLWSQLDAEDTARWLERRSKLDVLSLALIALIPIVAVDLKLGPHISLSALTLAPVFLVGCFGGRLVSYTYSVIAAFCAFVDSYRVLPTDASLGLITWSFASRAITYIFMAEISSRFRDLIHQYAAHARTDGLTGLSNFRDLCIQAERLILAARREKTPISAAYVDCDNFKQVNDRFGHAEGDAVLRAVAEVFRTCTRPADVVARVGGDEFVLLMPATDCEGGKLAVTRIHAELTRAMDALKRDVTFSIGAATFDAPPANVDELLASIDDCQYRAKKGGKDRFVYHTQDAKKTSEPAPGGKMVA
- a CDS encoding thioredoxin family protein, with amino-acid sequence MHKLFATFLLLVTVTAARADLPPAFSDLTLDAATKQVEGTDKLVLIKFTAEWCMPCKAMDQTTWRDDKVVEWMKDHGVAIQVDVDKERDIAGRYQISAMPTMVMLKGGNEIARKTGYMDAAGTLKWMDDAAAGKLIGGPRVDKDSRDMGARYQTVRELATSGKPDEATEEYVWLWEHMLEYEPSMAGVRGSYMASDMANLAARHAPAKAAFTKLRDQADEALKAGNASTSGRDDWIVLNEIVGDEDRTLAWFDAVKNTPEAPAQFERSAFRIFDLLVTRDRLADIPLLYPSPLQTIRADYAMSADMAKMAPQLPDSLDEATKQSILEQTWTMFRERVAVLYAGYLTAGRDETAGEILKDARSLHDPPRLITGAVGYAMSKGQARPDMRALLDDADKSGADTMALREQLEAALSGK